The Anabaena sp. PCC 7108 region ATCATGCCGGCACCAGTTTTTTGGCGTAGCTCTTGGACGAGTTTTGCAGATATTTCCGCCATGTTGCCTCAATTCCTAACTTGACAAGAAGATAGATTTGTAATCGCTCACGGTGTTGAGTATTTCTATCTTACTCACGACAATACAAAGTATGAGCCATGAATTATGAATTATGCAGGATGGAATCAGTTTTTTCATCCTGCATCCTTTCTCTTCTCTACTTATGCTTCCTCTTCTTCGTCGGGAACCACTGCGTCAGCGTACTCGCTTTCGTCATAGTCGTAGTCTTCTTCAGAGTAATCTTCGTAATCCTCTTCCGCTTCCAGTTGTCCGTGACGGCCTTCGTAAATAGCATCCGCTAATTTGCCGACAATCAGCTTAATCGATCTGATAGCATCATCATTGGCTGGAATGGGAATATCTACTACATCTGGATCACAGTTTGTATCCAGCATGGACACAATAGGAATACCCAATTTTTCGCACTCTTGAACTGCGTTATACTCCCGCTTCTGGTCAACAATAATCACCACATCGGGGACTTTCCGCATATTTTTAATACCGCCCAAGTACTTTTGCAGCTTTGTCATTTCCCGACGCAGCATGGAAGCTTCTTTTTTCGGCAATAAATCTAATGCGCCCGTTTCTTCACGACGTTCTAAATCTTTCAGCCTGTCTGCTCTGGTTTTGATTGTCGCCCAGTTGGTGAGCATTCCACCCAACCAACGTTGGTTAATGTAGTGAGAACCACAACGAGCAGCTTCTTGAGCAATAATTCCGGCAGCTTGGCGCTTTGTCCCTACAAACAGGAATTTCTTACCCTGCTCTGATTGGGTTCGCATATAGTTGTATGCATTATCCATTAACTGTGCTGTCTGCACCAAGTCGATGATGTGTACACCATTACGAGAGGTGTAGATGTAAGGAGACATCTTTGGGTTCCAACGTCGGGTTTGGTGTCCAAAGTGAACCCCAGACTCCATCATTTGAGCCAACGAAACTACTGGCATATTTGATTACTCCTATTCGGGTTAAACCTCCATCCAGGAGCATTTCCATAACGGAAACACCCGAATCCCCGGATGTGCGGAATTTTTAATTAACTTTACTAGGGTAGCACGATTGTGGCTAATCTGAAGGAAGAGCTAAATTTTTTTATCCCAATTACAGAAACAGAAAGTAGATGGAAATGCTAAAAGCAACAATTTTAGCCAGGTTTGTAATATTTATTTATCTTGCTGTCTTTGATTGATAATCTTGACAATCAATTGCTGCTTCTGTATTCGCAATATATGGATTTACAGTACATTTAAGACGATAATTATTAGTGAAAAATTGGCAATTATGACAAGGAATTTTGTGCATTTTTTGAGCAGTTTTAACAGTTGCTTGCGTTACGGTCCATAAGTTCAGAATCACCAAAATAATTACAGTCCAAGCTATGATAAAGCAAATCGGGATCAGAAATGGTTGTATCCCATAAATTAGGAAAGATATGAAATTTAACATGGCAAGTTATAATACAAGTGAGGAGTTAGAAATTAATATAACTCCTAACTCCTAATGATCCACTTCTAGCTAAAGATATATTAAGTTAAATTTCAGATTCTCTAGCACCAATAACGGTTGGGTGCTGGCTTGATATTTGACATCCTTATTTTTCATATTTTTGTCAACTCACCACATCTTTCACTTTTCGCTT contains the following coding sequences:
- the rpsB gene encoding 30S ribosomal protein S2 yields the protein MPVVSLAQMMESGVHFGHQTRRWNPKMSPYIYTSRNGVHIIDLVQTAQLMDNAYNYMRTQSEQGKKFLFVGTKRQAAGIIAQEAARCGSHYINQRWLGGMLTNWATIKTRADRLKDLERREETGALDLLPKKEASMLRREMTKLQKYLGGIKNMRKVPDVVIIVDQKREYNAVQECEKLGIPIVSMLDTNCDPDVVDIPIPANDDAIRSIKLIVGKLADAIYEGRHGQLEAEEDYEDYSEEDYDYDESEYADAVVPDEEEEA